The genomic segment TCGTACTCCTCTGGcatttcttttgctcttttgttcttttCGAAGAATAGCTTTTCTAATTTAATTGGCATTTACGATTCTGCAATAAATTGTATATGGCTTGTTTCAGAAACCTGAAAAATGTGGTCAGGATTATCCTATCCTGCCATGGCCTaccttcttttattttcttgtcgAAGTAATGTACGAAAGAGAGCAGACAAGTAATCAATTGTGATGACCAATTTTTCTATGTacgtattttattttaaaaaaatagaaaaaattttctAGCAAGCAGGAACAAAATTTAAGAAATTGGTAGTGAATAAAGAAAATTAGAAGTCGAAATCTCTAAATCTTGATATctttgtaatattataagacgctcggatcATTCGATTTGTCACGTGTACTCAATCCAATCTACTCAATACAATAGATATTTTGCAGTGAGTAGAGTGACGTCTTACTATTGGGGTGAGTGATGTCATTCGGGCTGAGATCCAAACAGTTCCAACACGTCATCGTATTAAAGGAGATGACTCTCCTTTTTGCCCTCAATGTACTGCTCAAAAGATTGTCTAAAGAAGCTGTACCACATAGAATGGAAGACTTTCTTGTtcaattaaatttcttttttaatgtttttccGTAGCTTGTTTGACCAGTCTCAACTAGACAACGTTGTAGTAAGCCTCTTCTATTTCATTTCAGTGGATTACTAGGATTTGTCATCATATACGCTTGCAAGGAGAAACTGAAAGTAAGTGATAACCTCTTGTCCCAGACAAAGGAGAAACTTAAGTTATACTTTATAGACACAAATTCAATAGTTCAAACCCTAAATATTCCTTTAGATGCTTGGATAAGTTGTGAAGGATTTTCTAACTATGAATGAAAGAAGTGATGAAACATCTAAGCGGAAAATAAGGCCACTGTACCATTATTTGAACGAAGATCGAATGACAACAGGAGATAGCTATTGGAAAGGCCAGTCGTACAAGTATCTTCTACATTTTTGTTGGAGTTGGAGCAAAGTATCCGAATGATCACTAAACTTTTTGAATAGTTGATTTTTTATCACTCAACTATTAATAGTATATTTTTATCCATTGAACTACCAAAAATGTAAATTTTAACCCATTCCGTCTGATTTTATCGTTAACTTTGCCAAATCTAACTATTAATAGTATGTCTCGTGAATCGTGTGGATCCTTAAATCTGGTAGAGTTAATGATGAAATTAGACGGaatgatccaaaatttacaCGTTTGATAGTTTATTAGGTAAAAACATACTATTAATAATTGAGTGGTCAAATCTTAACTATTCAGAAAGTGCAATGACTACCCAGGTAATTTGCTCTTTTTGTTGTGAACAAGATCCGAGAAACGTGGTCTtattgtttcttgaaaaaaagtTCAGAAATGGAGGTGGCTGAGCAACGGTTACATGGCCGTTGTCATCAAAATAATTGTCAATGAAGTATTGGAAGCATATATTCAATTGATGTTCCTAACTTCCTCAACATTGTGATGTTTCCGGCCTTTAATATCCGCACTTGAGAACAAACTATAACTATTAAACaagcaaaattttttgtttccttttcgtGAACTTGTAACAAAATTGAGTTTAGATGGCAAATTCAGAAATGAAATGAACTAGGATAGAGATATCAAAGGTGCTGAAATATAAATAGTAAATGTATTTCATAGGGGAAACTTCCACAAGTTTAAAATTCTTGAGAAGGGCTTCTGTACTTGGCCTCTCCGGTTGAGTTCCATCCAATTTTTGTTCGGTTGATgtaatttttataatatttagTATAAATTTATGCAATTTAATGAAAACGtaaaaataatattatttaGTTGTATGAACCGACAAAAATGAAAACGTAAAATACGAATGGgttttcttccattttaacTTTAGTTGTTACAATTACGGTCATATGGGAAGACTGATCAGAAACAGATGTTTGTGATAATGTGAATGATCATCTTCAGTGCTAAATTGCTGGTAAACTAAATAGATAGCTGAAAGGTACTGTGGAACTGATAAATGTTGAGATTCTGGACGCCATTGCAGAAATAATGTCCACTGGATTCAAGTTTTCATGAAAAATTCAGAACCttcttcatgtttagttaaTCAATTAGTTTTCCACCGTTTCATTTAGGCTTCAGATTGTCAAGTCCAAGATGAACAATGTTCAAGCTGCTGCACATTCATTGTGACAGAAAGAATTATAAATTGAAACTACTGTGTTTTCATTTTCCAATCTCCAGAGTCTAGGCTTAGGTGgttttgataaaactgaaatctgaaatctaaattcattaaattattgaattattaagtactaaatctgatatatatttgagtatatatcacattaaatagtaagtaaatagtttatcactttttttgaaaataaattttgtttagaaaattcagtgccacttaattaattcagatgttttattttttgttatcaatcGCTTCTAAACATGTTAAGATATAAATCCATTAAGTTTTAGTGCCATCGTTTGAAAGAAAATATGCGAAAATCTTAGATCTCAAGATGAATTGATAAATTTAACGGTAGGAAAGATGCTGATACATTGATGATGGTGCAGAGGCTACATAGGATAGATTTCAGTTTGTTATTTCCAACTGAGATAGCTAATGATACTAAGAACATGTTAAAACAGCGTACCTCAATTTCAACTAGCAACTAATCAACTATTATGCAACATCTTACTGATCAGGCTTCCAAGAGATTCATATGATGAACCTCTTTGTTTCATGCTTGTCCTACTCTTACCACTCATTTCTTTAACTTTCTTCCTCAGATCACTATCACTCTCCATCACCATCCTTATTCCTGCTTCTATCTGCTCAGCTCTAACCAAAGCCTGATTTTTGTCCATTGATGAATAATCCAGTGTGATTTCCACAGACAATTCCAGTTCCACCACCAATTGAAATGCATTCAACTGTTGTTCTGACTCTAAAGGCCAAGTTGCCAGGGGCACCCCACACCAGATGCTCTCCAATGTCGAATTCCAGCCACAGTGTGATATAAATCCTCCCACTGCAGCATGTGACAGTACAGCTAACTGTGGAACCCAACCGACCACTTTTCCAACGTTTGCTGTTCGATCCACAAATCCGTCAGGCAAGACATCTCTGTAATTCTCATACTCACTTGGGAAATCAACAATGGTGTTCTTAGGAGGGGGACGACGCAGGCACCATAAGAATCTGTATCCACTGCGTTCAAGCCCATTTGCTAGTTCTTTCACTTGGTCGATCTGTAGGCTTCCCAGGCTGCCAAAGCTGATGTAAATTACTGAGCCTGGAGGCTGGCCATCCAACCATTCCATGATTCCTGATTGTACATCACGGGATACATATTGTACCCGGTTCAGAATTGGTCCTACTGGGTAGATTTCTGGAGAGGATTCCGATAGGTTGAAAGAATCGACTGCATATGGTTCTAGTTCAGTGAATGTGTTGATCAGGATTCCCTTGGCCTTTCTGTATCCGCGAGCACATGGTAGGAATCTATGCATCCAGAGAGGTTTGTCCACTAAGACGATAGGCAAGACTGATGGTGGAATAGGATTGGCAAAACTTGGGAATGACATGGCAGATTTTGAATCCGAGAACTCGGAGACATCCTGGTTGTGGTCATCTTGAAGGCTTTGAAAATGGAGCATGAGGCCAAGAAATGCTGCACCTGATGTGAAGAAAACATAGCTAGGAATCCCAAATTCATCAGCTACATCAATAATGCTGGTAGAAAACATGTCGACAACTACTCCAACAAGTTTTGAACTGCTTGATGCATCAGTTTGGCGCTGTTGGATGAATTTCTTGACATGAGGTTTCTGACTATCCAGTTGCTTCTGGATGAAATACCCTCGGCTGAGGGAACTCCATTCAGGGGTGGGATTTGTCGGAGGAAGATGAAAGAATTGAAGGGCTTCTGTGGTGGAGGAAGCAACAAGAGAGTCTATCAGTTTGCTGGTGACAGGATCAAGGGAAGCAGGGAGCCTGGAGATTAGGACTGTGATGGAAAACCTCTTGTCTCGATTGATTAGCAGCTTGGCAAGCTCCACCAGCTGAGCCAAATggcccatcaatggccaagggATGAAAATCAACTCTGCTTTCTCCATGTCAACTGCTGAAGCAGAACAGCCcttctgtgtttttttttatggCTCTCTTATTCTTGCATACAATCTGTGTTTTATAACCAATCTTGGCTACTGAGATGGACGCTATAAATTGCTGTAGGATTCTTTCAGAAACGTGCACGATTTTGTTTTCTCTAGGTAGAATCGTAATCCTCTTGCGAAAAAGGCAGGAGACAGTACCATGGCCAACCTTCTTTAACGTCTTGTCAAATTAGTAAGGAATTAATTCTGGATGccaatttttctgtttttgttttttccttctaaATTGGAAGGGGGTTGTCATTTTGCATGTTATGCACAGCTATATTGAGAGTTGAAACAAGTTACACCGCCTAAGATCCCCCGCAGCTCTTAGGAATATTAGTCAGATGATCATGAAATTCACAAATTTCCTGATTTATATAACTTGAATTTTATACTCTCCTCCTACTTTCTTCCATGCATAAAGTTTGGAGCCTCcatttgaataaaaataaagaaatctctttttcaatgttttcttcACATTTTGTTGGTCTTCTAGTCAACTTTGTACTAGCCCTCCTCAAATTTATCTACTTTTATTTGAATAGAGACATTAATCAAGAGAAATGTTTGAACCTGTCCGCTGAATGGGAGACACTCCCTTATACTTCGTACACTCAAAGTCAATAGTTCAGCCccttttgatatttttgggtaAGAAACCCCTACGTATTTCTAGCAGATGTTTTGATTTGTCATGAGACGACAAATTGGCCTTGGTACTCCTCTTTAGACCATTATTCTTTACTTTCAATTCTAGAATCATAGGCATGAGAACTTCTTGTCCGGGTTGAtcagttgattagcaacttGGCAAGCTCTTCTAGTTGACCCAACTGGCTGAAAAACCAATTCTGCTTTCTCCATGTCGACTGATGGAACAGAATAGAGCTGCTCTGTTTTGTTTTCTGGGGATTTAAAAGTTGATTGTCTACTTCTTTGAAAGAGCCGTGTTTTGCAACCAAAATCTTGGATACAGACGCAACCCAGGCAATGGATGATCCTTAACATTTTTTCAGCTACAAAAATTGTATGTACAAATAGTAGAGTTACCTTTTCTTTATCAAATTGGCATTTAGGATACTGCTATAAATCGTTTATGCCTTGTTTCAGGGCTGTGAAAAATGATGTTAACATCTTTGCCGTGTCTTGATATGATGTTAACATCTCTAGTCAAATGCGCGACAGACAGCAACAAAATTTAATTGTGGTGACCAATTTTTCTCATTTGTTCTTTCTGTCTCATTTAAAACGTGGCTGTCCTTCTGTCTTCTACATACTGCTCAATTGATGTCTCGTTCAACTGTTTTTTCAATCTCAACAAGACAAATTATAatccaaaagaaaaaccaaaacaaaacaagagagagggaactCTCAACTAGACAACATTGTTGTCACCCTCCCTTCATCTCATTTTTATTTGACTAACAACACTTGTGAGGATGTGCTTGCTAGGTGTGGAGGCCAATTGTGTATTTGTCCGCCTCGACACCGTCTTAGGCAACTAGCCGTGGTAGTGCTTGGAGGGGGTCTCCCCAGGATTCGATCCCTGGTCCCTTGGATAAGGGGCACTTGGTACCACTTGAGCTAGTACCAGGGATCGAATCCTGGGGGGCCTCCTCCAAGCACTACCACGGCTAGTTGCCTAAGACGGTGCCGAGTCGGACAAATACACAATTGGCCTCCACACTAGGAGAATTGCATAACCTTGTCCCAGATAAAAGAGACAATTAGCTATACTTTAAGaatacaaattcagtaattcCACAAGTATATACTTCCTCCGTCCAACTTTAATAGTCTTGGTTTTTTCCCAcatgatttaagaaaaattagttaattttgttagAAATGTAAATCTAATATCTTATTTTTCTAGAATGCCCTTACATTATCACTAATCACTATATCTTTATACTaattataataataacaatGATGGTATATTGCACCGTTCAAAACATATATCAAAGCAATTATTGATGGAAAATTTGACTGTATTAAATAAGATATGATATATTAAAGAAGTTAAACAAGGGTATTTTAAAGAAGTTAAAAGTcaacttatatattttaattggaatgtggactataatttggaacggataaaaaaaacacaaaactaGCGAAATGGTACAGAGGGAGCATTGCTTGTAGTTAGATGTTTGGATTTGTCAATAAGCTTTTGTATTTAGTCAATTGTTCTTTAGTTTCAAACATCTGACTGGAAGATAAGGCAACCATACCATGAGATCAAATCCTCAGTCGGTCCAACAATCCACGTACAATCCATCTTTAAGTGAGATTTCCACCTTATCAACAATAATCCACCTAAGAATAGGTTTATTtccattttataatttttattagataaaaaaaatacgagtaaattttatatacactgatagtgtatacattatcataATTAGATGGATAACATATGAGCAAATTTTacacatatattatatattcAATGATATAGTAAATATATTAtctatatactgacagtgtataagAGATTAATTCAAAAAATGTGGCACGGACCATCCAACACGAACAGTATATGGCACGGACTTTTTGTCTGCCTACCTTCCACCGTCCAAATTGCGCGTGCAAAAAATTGACTCGGCTTTCTCAGTCTACAGTCTACACGGTTTACATTCACAGGCCAAAACCCAAAATAATTACTTTTTCCATTGCTGCGTCCTAAACTTCGCCAAcggagaccaaaaaaaaaaaaaaaaaaaaaattggacttGAAACCAGCAATATTTTGTTTTATCAAAACAACTGGAAGAGTTTTTGTCTTAGAGGTAAGAGCAATCTTTTAACTAATTTTTTCAATAAGAATTGAATCATTTTTTAACATTAAATGGAATTAATTAACATTTCATATTTATTgatttattaaagaatttttatCTTACATGGATGACATTTTGTGAAATTATTTATTATGGATGAAATATTTATTCATTGCGTATTCATGGAAATATGAATCTCATAACTGCAAAATGCATATTAGTAGGTGTACGcgataaaaattttccaagtctgcaaaacgacaagaaaaagaaatacacgaAAAATATATGATAAATTTAGGAAAATATGTAGGTACAATCTCTGGGGTTTTCTCAAACTTGTGGAGAGATTCCCtcgattcttct from the Coffea arabica cultivar ET-39 chromosome 11e, Coffea Arabica ET-39 HiFi, whole genome shotgun sequence genome contains:
- the LOC113718859 gene encoding anthocyanidin 3-O-glucosyltransferase 2-like, with product MEKAELIFIPWPLMGHLAQLVELAKLLINRDKRFSITVLISRLPASLDPVTSKLIDSLVASSTTEALQFFHLPPTNPTPEWSSLSRGYFIQKQLDSQKPHVKKFIQQRQTDASSSSKLVGVVVDMFSTSIIDVADEFGIPSYVFFTSGAAFLGLMLHFQSLQDDHNQDVSEFSDSKSAMSFPSFANPIPPSVLPIVLVDKPLWMHRFLPCARGYRKAKGILINTFTELEPYAVDSFNLSESSPEIYPVGPILNRVQYVSRDVQSGIMEWLDGQPPGSVIYISFGSLGSLQIDQVKELANGLERSGYRFLWCLRRPPPKNTIVDFPSEYENYRDVLPDGFVDRTANVGKVVGWVPQLAVLSHAAVGGFISHCGWNSTLESIWCGVPLATWPLESEQQLNAFQLVVELELSVEITLDYSSMDKNQALVRAEQIEAGIRMVMESDSDLRKKVKEMSGKSRTSMKQRGSSYESLGSLISKMLHNS